tgttgtttgatttgaaacaTGTCACCATCAAGGTTAGTATTGTTAAAGAAAGTAGTACGTAGTCCCATCCCATGTCACCAGCTTGCAGAGAAGCCATGATCGTTGAACAAGAAAAAGGATGTCTAAAATggatttaaacaaaaaaatgtgTGACGGTGTGATGCTATCAAGTACCATGATGATGGTTATTATCCATGACAAGGACCTACCAGGAAATACTCCAGCAAATCCATCAGCTTTCTCAATCAATTCATCAACTGGAAGAGCCGAAACAGAAGCATCCTTGCTTTGTCCAAGTAATGAAGAAGATGGGTACATGTTTGTTCCCATCCCAAGCCTTCTGCCAGTTTCCTTGGCAATGGCAAGCTGATCACCTAGAGAACAAGAAGCCCACAAACAGTTTCTAAGCTACATGATTTCATTTTTAGCATGAAACATGAACTACAGGAAAGAATGGTCTCCCTTCAATCTTACCAGTAATCATCTTAACATTCACACCAAGGTTCAGAGCTCTTGTGATGGTTTCCGCACTGTCGTGTCTTGGAGGATCGAAAAGTGGTAGCAGACCAACAAACTGCCACGGTGCACCAGGACTATCCTTGTTTTTCTCAGGTATCTCCTGTTATGCAGAGACCATGCAAACAGCAATAGATGAAGGGCATTGTAATAGTTAATAGGTTGGAGAAGAAAAATGTTAGATATCAGCTTTGCTAACCTGTTTAGCAACACCCAATGAACGGAGTCCACGCTCAGCAAACTTGTCAATCACTCCATGAACCCTCTTTCTGACATCCTCTTTGCAGTTGCAGAGGTTCAATATCTAAGCCAGGAAAAAGAAGTACATTGTTCATCTAAAATGTTTACAAATAAGTGTTAAGGTAACAGAACACATATTTACCTGCTCAGGAGCACCTTTGCTAGATCGGTGCCAATTTCCATCAGAATCAATGTAAGTCAGAGCAGTCCTCTTGTCCACAGGATTGAATGGAAGAAAGTGGACCTCTCTGATACCAGCTCGTGCCTGAAAAATTCACAGTagaataagttaaattaatatttcttttatcttccTTTATCCCAATTGATAGTGAGCATTGTTTCGACATATTTACCTCCTTTGGATCAGCAAGCATCCCAACAATTGCAGCATCTATAGCATCTTGATTCTCAGTCCTAGAAGCCCTGGCTGCAAGAAGGATAACGTAATCCTTCTCAATACCCTTGGCAAAAACCTCAATCAGATTCTTGTCAACACTGAGCTTATTTAGGGTGAGAGTCCCAGTTTTGTCACTGCAGAGAACATCCATTCCTGCCATTTCCTCAATAGCCGTCATACGTTTTGTAATGGCACCTTGCTGTGAAAGCCTGTGAGAACCAATAGCCATAGTGACAGACAGAACAGTTGGCATGGCAATTGGAATTCCTCCAATCAAGAGAACCAACAGATTGTCAATCCCATCTCTGTATTTGCGGTGTTGTATTGGGTACATGACAATGAGCTCAATGATTATTCCAACCGCAATGGAACAAATGCAGAAGTTACCAATTGCTGTAAGGACTTTCTGGAAGTGACCAACTTGGTTTGTGCTGTCAACCAGATGAGCAGCCTTGCCAAAAAAGGTGTGCACCCCAGTGGCAATCACCACTGCTTCTATCTCACCCTTCTTCACGGTTGATCCAGAAAACACTTCATCAGAGGGATTCTTTGTCACTGGGAGAGACTCTCCTGTCAAAGCAGACTGATCAACACTCAGAGCATCACCCTCCAGAAGACGGGCATCGGCAGGAATGATATCTCCCAGTTTGATGCTGACTATGTCTCCTGGGACCAAAATTGCAGCATCTTGTTCGGTCCATCTCCCATCTCTGAGAACCTGAAATTTTTGAGTGTAGAATTGGGAGTTTGAACAGGATgaaaacaaagaagatgaagaaacaGCTATCAACTCTTTTTGTTTTCCAGCTTTCAAAACACTTAATATGATTAACAAGGGAAACTGTTTGACTAAATCTGTGCTTAAAACCCGAAAATGACAAGGGAATCGAAGTGACACTTGAAAAGCTGAAAAAATGCATGTTGGATGCATGATATATGGTACAAATTTTGATGATTAGATTGAGGTTACCTTGGTCTTGGGAGCTAAACCAGCCATGAGTGCAGCAGCAGCATTACCAGCATTGTTTTCTTCGATGAAACTGATGGTGGAGTTAATGAACAAGAGAGCAATAATACCAACGAAATCTTGCCAATCCGGTGGCCTTCCTCCACCATTGGCCAGAGCAATGGCCATTATAGCAGCAGCTTCCATAACCCATGATAAGGGGTTCCACATGAAACCcaaaaacttcaaaattttgCTTTCCTGTTCATCATGCAACAACTCAGTGAGGGATGAAAACCAAACTTAACTTCTCTCTGACCCAAGAACAAACATCAACAagacaaaaatacctttttCTCTTCCAATTTGTTTGGTCCAAAAACTTGAAGCCGACTGGCTCCTTCCTCCGATGTTAGACCTGCTCTTGAACATTTCAGCTGCTCAAACACTTCCTCCACCGGAATTCGTTCCTGCAATTATGTGACGCTGTCTCGTTATTTCTCCAATTATAAAGATGGTTTACTTTGCTCCATTTTTTCAGCTTTTTAAAGCTGAATTCGTgaataatcaattcaaatacaccAGGAGAATTATATTGTCAGTTCTTAAAAAGATTGTTCATTttgtgataattatttttaaagcgGTGCTTAAAGATAATTAAAGCGGTGCTTAAATTCAGAATCATCAGGGATGCACGTCATCACAatcggaaaaaaaaaatgaattttctatAAGTTGCCTGACCCTATTGAACAAGTTACCAGTGAGAATTAAACGAGTTTTCTCTAAAATTAAGCATGcaacaaaattttgatataagaataATTCgtatgcaaaagaaaaagtgcATGGAAATAGAATATGTTGACGGTGTGAGGGACACGCGTCAGAAGCTAGCTGATTCCTTTCTTTCTGTGCCACAGTAGCTGTcacttttttcctttcaacatcTATCTCATGCTAACTAGGCATccatataaatagtaaaaaaaaaaaaacagttattaAACTCACGTAACGTTTTTTCACTGCAATAATTTCGTGCAATAAAAATACACGCatcaaaattgaattaaaaaattaagatatctttcaatgaaaaaatatttattcatttattgaTCTCTGTGTATTTCTTTTGTGCAATGGTGAGATACAAACAAAGTGTTATAAACAGGCAAGATTCGGGAACGAAAGGAACTGTTAGCGTAAAAAGAGGTTTCTGGTTCACGCAGAAAAAGGTTTCACCTTTTTCCTAAATTCAGAAGTCCAATAAATAGTCATTTATATACACAGATATAACGTAAAACTCATTCTTTTACAGGTAAATAAGACAAGCAAATTTAATGATCATGAAACAAGCAACATGTAGTCACAAAGTCTCTGGAAAAATCACATAATAGTCAAAATCAATAAagggtcataattttttttgaactCTGACATAAAAGAAAGACTGAAAACGAGGAACATGTAATACAAGGTTGTAGTGCATGTTAGAAGAAAGTTAAAACATGATGGTCAGTGCTTAACGgaagaatgagaatgaagagAGATGATGTATATATGTATACCAGATCAACGTTTTCGTTTTTGATTTCCTCAAGGCTGATACCGCCCATGTTGGAAGGTGTGGAGTGGTGGTGGTGTTGCAATCAGAATGGAAGAAACAGAAGAATtatgagaagaagaaggagaaagatGTTGCAGAGGGTGCAGTGACTTATGgggtgatatatatatatatatatatacacacacatatgaATGATGAATTTGTGTAATGTGAGTGTTTGCAATGAGGAAGAAGTAAACAAGTTGTGTAAGAGATATGTAGTGGTGGTGGGTACCACAATCCAACACTTTTATGCATTGACCTGCCATGTTGATTGATGCTATCAGGGGTAggttttttcctttcttttcctctttttttcatccacactttctttccttttccatATCTcattaattttcctttctttctttctaacacttctttttatcttattatcatctattaaatacaaaattaacatgATTCAAAGTGTCACGTGAAcacagaaaataaatttataatatataggcttaaaccctcccttggtcctaatatttatgtgaaaatctcagttcggttctcaagttttgaactgtctcaattgagtcataatttttgtaaaaatgcacacattttatcccaaccgttaactgatctcaaacggcgttaagtttagctgatgtggtatgctgacgtgttggcttaatcctttcttggtcctcgtatttgtatgaaaatctcagttcggtcctcaagttttgaactgtctcaattgggtcataatttttgtaaaaatgcacacattttaccccaatcgttaactaatctcaaacggcgttaagtttagctgacgtggtagccagaggacatgttgacgtgtattatttaattttatgaattattttttaaaatcagcagtgtttcacgtgacaccatgcctattatttagtttatttgaattatggattttacacagattatctcgtcggctcaaaaaataaagtcatcgGAAAACTCGCataaccagtgcaatcagtctcacagccttttctgcaaatgaaccaacttagtaacctataggttcatcaccagcctttaagctatttattctaCTGATAGCAGAATATAACTGTTGCACAatgagatcagttagcgattggggtaaaatgtgtgcatttttacaaaaattataacccaattgagacagttcaaaactttaggatcgaactgagattttcacacaaatatgaggaccaagaagggattaagccaacacgtcaacataccacgtcagctaaacttaatgccgtttgagatcagttaacggttggggtaaaatgtgtgcatttttacaaaaattatgacccaattgagacaattcaaaacttgaggaccgaactgagattttcacacaagtATTAGGACCAAGGAAGGGTTTAAGCCTAATatataacaactatttttttataacgtatacgtgacagtttgtgattggtccgtttcaaatatttttttagaataaattcaaacaaatcaataaaatggtgacacatgttccgttgttaaaaaattgttaaaaaagagttgttattattatcctaatatatataataaaattttgatagaaTAGGTTTTAACAACGATagtttgataccatattaagaagtgaactttaagtctaacttaattttagaaaaccggtttataaaatgagatttgcaccacttatatactatgaattgaaCTTATCTCTAATGGATGTCGACTTTCAAcctataaactaattttataaaattttgctttgtttatttatttctcacAACTCAAATAATATACAtgctaatttgtatttttttttatttttataatttattgaattggCATTCTAATTTTGTTCGAAAATATACTGACAATATTATATGattgtatttttaacttgtgTCTTTGTGTATATATATCCTTCTTACGTACAGGTTTTAATTtgttatctaataaattatgtttatatttacaGAAAATTTTAGATTAGGAGATGTACTTAAAAAATCCCTCTTTACTAATATTTAGCAATAACATCAAAACTTAGTTTTTCTctgaaaaaagtaattttaccttgtttttttttaataattacaagCATGTTACACAAAACCTTTTAGAGGAAATAATAATTACGATATACATATACACAACCTACTATTTTTTTTGGAACTCACATTCTCaatattgtttttgttcttaATCTTTAtctgaatatttatttatttttcaaaaatgacttttttttttcatgaaattttagaATCATGAGCAacatttttaatacaattttttcttcaacatgATAGAATCTTTGTGACTTATATATACTATGTGGGTTTAGCAAGACATGGAATCTTTGAACAGGAAATAattctttcaaattcaaaattatccATCTTGAAAATGGGAGTTacttatatttatcaataactTGCACACTTAATCCATTTACTAATTTGCATAATTCTATATTTAAACCATTAAGTCAAATGCAATTGTCTTGATTATCTAACATGtggaaatttaattaaatgaacatttataaattaatatgcaATCACGATTCACGAAAAAATTATGATGAAGTTGATTAATAAAgtataatctttaaattttatgaaaaatgtggtaaaattaattactattaattAATAGGTAgacatttgaaatttaatacatgtgcataaaaatttattgaacgAATTAATTAAGTTTGTCCACACTTGTTCCTTAATAATTGTCTCTATCTATGATGTTTTTATAACTTATTAGAGgtattcttttaaaatcttgAGAAAAGgaaatcaattgttttttttttcttttaaaaactatataaaattttaaatatattcttaattaaaaatttac
This DNA window, taken from Vigna radiata var. radiata cultivar VC1973A chromosome 5, Vradiata_ver6, whole genome shotgun sequence, encodes the following:
- the LOC106761834 gene encoding plasma membrane ATPase 4 codes for the protein MGGISLEEIKNENVDLERIPVEEVFEQLKCSRAGLTSEEGASRLQVFGPNKLEEKKESKILKFLGFMWNPLSWVMEAAAIMAIALANGGGRPPDWQDFVGIIALLFINSTISFIEENNAGNAAAALMAGLAPKTKVLRDGRWTEQDAAILVPGDIVSIKLGDIIPADARLLEGDALSVDQSALTGESLPVTKNPSDEVFSGSTVKKGEIEAVVIATGVHTFFGKAAHLVDSTNQVGHFQKVLTAIGNFCICSIAVGIIIELIVMYPIQHRKYRDGIDNLLVLLIGGIPIAMPTVLSVTMAIGSHRLSQQGAITKRMTAIEEMAGMDVLCSDKTGTLTLNKLSVDKNLIEVFAKGIEKDYVILLAARASRTENQDAIDAAIVGMLADPKEARAGIREVHFLPFNPVDKRTALTYIDSDGNWHRSSKGAPEQILNLCNCKEDVRKRVHGVIDKFAERGLRSLGVAKQEIPEKNKDSPGAPWQFVGLLPLFDPPRHDSAETITRALNLGVNVKMITGDQLAIAKETGRRLGMGTNMYPSSSLLGQSKDASVSALPVDELIEKADGFAGVFPEHKYEIVKRLQERKHICGMTGDGVNDAPALKKADIGIAVADATDAARSASDIVLTEPGLSVIISAVLTSRAIFQRMKNYTIYAVSITIRIVFGFMFIALIWKFDFAPFMVLIIAILNDGTIMTISKDRVKPSPLPDSWKLREIFATGVVLGSYLALMTVVFFWLIKDTNFFSDKFGVRSIRNSPGEMMAALYLQVSIISQALIFVTRSRSWSYVERPGLLLLSAFMIAQLVATFLAVYANWGFARIEGMGWGWAGVIWLYSLVTYVPLDILKFAIRYVLSGKAWDNLLENKTAFTTKKDYGKEEREAQWATAQRTLHGLQPPETTNLFNDKNSYRELSEIAEQAKRRAEVARLRELHTLKGHVESVVKLKGLDIDTIQQHYTV